One Psychrilyobacter piezotolerans DNA window includes the following coding sequences:
- a CDS encoding VOC family protein: MFKRIDHIAFTVKDRAKSIHFYEEYFGFKKYFEHDVPFPAVEKIVYLKLGDTVLEMMHLTTGSGSADQGFHFCLESDNFDEDYARLVNAGIPVDTEPHLVEAREPREEGWRRVVFVGPDGELIEFRG, encoded by the coding sequence ATGTTTAAACGAATTGACCATATAGCATTTACTGTGAAGGATAGAGCCAAATCTATACATTTTTATGAAGAATATTTTGGCTTTAAAAAATATTTTGAGCACGATGTACCTTTTCCCGCAGTAGAAAAAATAGTTTATCTCAAGCTGGGGGATACTGTTTTAGAGATGATGCACTTGACGACTGGTTCAGGTTCAGCAGATCAGGGATTTCACTTCTGTCTTGAAAGCGATAACTTCGACGAAGACTATGCCCGTCTGGTAAATGCCGGTATCCCTGTGGATACCGAACCTCATCTTGTTGAAGCAAGAGAACCAAGGGAAGAGGGTTGGCGTAGAGTAGTCTTTGTCGGTCCCGACGGAGAATTGATAGAATTTAGAGGGTAA